DNA sequence from the Salinibacter grassmerensis genome:
CCGCCGGAGCCGGACGGGACGATTGACGAAACGACCGAGTGGCAGGGCCTGCCCCACCGTTCCGCCTACGCCCGGTCCAAACGCCGGGCCGAGCTGGAGGTGCATCGCGGCATCGCCGAGGGACTCGACGCGACCTTTGTGAACCCCTCGCTCGTCTTCGGGGTGGGTGGACCCGGCACCAACACCCGCCGCATCGTCGACGCGGTGCGCAGCGGCTGGCTGGTCGCCGTGCCGCCGGGCGGGACGAACGTGGTGGATGTTCGTGACGTGGCGGCGGGCCTGCGGGCGGCGATGCACGAAGGCGAGACGGGCCGTCGCTATTTTCTGGGAGGGGAGAACCTGTCGTGGATGACGCTCGCCACGACGCTCGCGGACGAATTTGGGGTCGCGCCGCCGCGCTACACGATTCCGTCGTCGGTTCTGCAGGTCGGGGGCGTGCTGGCCGAGGGCGTCGCCACCCTCACCCGCACGCAGCCAGTCCTCGCGCGCACCACGGCCCGGACCGCCGCCCGCACCTACCGCTACGACAACAGCCGCGCCCGCGCCGAACTGGGGTGCGCGTTTCGGCCCTTTGCGGAGACGGCCCGACGCATCGCCGATGTGCTGTCTGGTGACGCCCCGATGCCGTAGCCGAATACACGTCGGGACATCCGCTCGTTCAAAGGTCTCTCTCAGTGCCGTGGTCAACCTCCGAGTTCGGAGACGGCCCTCGCGATCGTGTACGGGACGAGTACGATGAACAGACCCAGCACCGCCACGGCGACCTGTTGCTGGCCGCCGCGCACGGCGTAGAAGTGGGTCGTGACGAAGACCCCCGCCCCCACCGAGCAGAGAATCGAGAATGTCCAACAAAGGGTGCGGACCGTCCACCCCGCCCACGATAGAATCGACGAAGAGGAGTCGGAGGAAGACATGGCAGACGGGCGGGGTCAATAGAAAATGGGTGGGAAACGGAGGGCGGGACGGTCCGGGCGCCGGCGGCACGCGTGTCGGGGTGTCCCGAGCAGACTCACATGCCGTCCTGCGGGCGGTCAGGACCGGACGCATCGACGAAGACCTGGCGCCCGGCTAACGCCGTGGCAGCGACCATGGTTAGTCCCCCGCCGAAGTACGCCAGTGCGATTCCACCCGTCACACCCCCCAGTTGAATTGGGAGGTTCGTGGGCGCCACGTCAACCAAGAGACCGGCCGCGGCCAGCGCAGTGCCGGCCACGAGGGCAAAGCGGAAAAGTCGTCCTGCGTGTGCAGCGGGAGATCTCACCGTTGAGTAGCGCGTTGACGAAAGACGAAAGGGCTTGGGTCGGACGAGGGTCTTCGTAGCCGAAGTTTGCAGATTCGACACGCTCTGTCACGTCTGTTGCGGAGGTACGTTCGAGGCCTCGGCGCCCAGAACCTGAAAGTCAGGCTACGTCCGTC
Encoded proteins:
- a CDS encoding SDR family oxidoreductase; this translates as MAPSDSVLVTGATGLVGSMLTRQLVDAGTDVRIFRRDTSSLDLLGTYAERVDHAVGDLRQARSLYEAMQGVDRVYHVAAKVSFARGDRAAVRRVNADGTANVVNAALKAGVDRLVHTSSIAALGRPPEPDGTIDETTEWQGLPHRSAYARSKRRAELEVHRGIAEGLDATFVNPSLVFGVGGPGTNTRRIVDAVRSGWLVAVPPGGTNVVDVRDVAAGLRAAMHEGETGRRYFLGGENLSWMTLATTLADEFGVAPPRYTIPSSVLQVGGVLAEGVATLTRTQPVLARTTARTAARTYRYDNSRARAELGCAFRPFAETARRIADVLSGDAPMP